The genome window GCGACTGGCGTTTGGACGAGTGCACGCTCTACTCGACGCTCGAGCCCTGCACGATGTGCGCCGGCGCCGTCCTGCTCGGCCGCCCGCGGCTGATCGTCTACGGGGCGACCGACCCGCGCGCCGGGGCCCTGGTGTCGACCGCGCGCTTGTTGGAGACCAATCCCTACCGCCTCGTCTTCGAAGTGCTGGGCGGAGTCCTGGAAGCCGAGTGCGCGGACCTGCTGCGGGATTTCTTCCGGCGGCTGCGCGCCCGGGGGGGCGCTGAGGGCTGAAAAACCGGGAATTCCGTGCCGCGGCGCGAGTTGATTTCAGTCCGGGTCCGTGCTATATTGCCGGCCGCATCGAATCGAGCGGAGAGTTGCGAGAGCGGTCGAATCGGCACGACTGGAAATCGTGTGTACCGCAAGGTACCCAGGGTTCGAATCCCTGACTCTCCGCCATGATCGCGAACGGGGCGGAGAGGTGCCGGAGCGGTTGAACGGGGCGGTCTCGAAAACCGTTGAACACGCAAGTGTTCCC of bacterium contains these proteins:
- a CDS encoding nucleoside deaminase, whose product is MDLDTGLFVSHERWMRLALAEARAAGEAGDVPVGAVVVHRDRVIGRGRNQVEALKDPTAHAEILALGAAAASLGDWRLDECTLYSTLEPCTMCAGAVLLGRPRLIVYGATDPRAGALVSTARLLETNPYRLVFEVLGGVLEAECADLLRDFFRRLRARGGAEG